A genomic region of Candidatus Paceibacterota bacterium contains the following coding sequences:
- a CDS encoding DUF1801 domain-containing protein, with product MGRIHRTKQKARAGGRSIATRRKGSLGDTKPVLLTGGNPQIAKADGDAPVQAYIAAMPGWKSEIGRRLDKLIERTVPGVRKAVKWNSPFYGVEGRGWFLGYHVFTRYVKVAFFQGTLLHPVPPGGKAKDARWIDIHEDDLDEAQMAAWIRQAAALPGWGKT from the coding sequence ATGGGCAGAATACACAGAACCAAGCAGAAGGCGCGCGCGGGCGGGCGATCCATCGCCACCAGGCGCAAGGGGTCCCTGGGAGACACGAAACCGGTCCTCCTCACCGGTGGCAACCCTCAGATTGCGAAGGCCGACGGCGACGCCCCCGTGCAGGCCTACATCGCGGCCATGCCGGGCTGGAAGAGCGAAATCGGGCGCCGCCTCGACAAGCTCATCGAGCGCACGGTTCCCGGTGTGCGCAAGGCGGTCAAATGGAACTCACCCTTCTATGGCGTCGAGGGCCGGGGGTGGTTCCTGGGATATCACGTCTTCACGCGCTACGTCAAAGTGGCCTTCTTCCAGGGCACCTTGCTGCATCCCGTTCCCCCCGGAGGCAAGGCAAAGGACGCGCGCTGGATAGACATCCACGAGGATGATCTCGACGAGGCGCAGATGGCGGCGTGGATTCGGCAGGCGGCCGCCCTGCCCGGCTGGGGCAAGACGTAG